The Miscanthus floridulus cultivar M001 chromosome 7, ASM1932011v1, whole genome shotgun sequence genome includes a region encoding these proteins:
- the LOC136468021 gene encoding uncharacterized protein produces MEAAAAASHLLHCGGFGRVAHLPALPGRRGQFPRVRAVATEPKPSTSTSSSSRGRTRTRNDLSDTRFGGVSKEIQRVRKQMEQDEQLATLMRGLRGQNLRDEQFADDNVRLRLVEVESADNNEGLPLVYSPEIISAYWGKRPRAVATRVVQLLSVAGGFISHLISDLINKKLKENEVARAIELREIVTSLGPAYIKLGQALSIRPDILSPAAMIELQKLCDKVPSFPDDIAMALLEEELGQPWQAIYSELSPSPIAAASLGQVYKGRLKETGELVAVKVQRPFVLETVTIDLFIIRNLGLVLRRFPQVSVDVVGLVDEWAARFFEELDYVNEGENGTYFAEVMKEDLPQVVVPKTYHKYTSRKVLTTQWIEGEKLSQSTEDDVGSLVSVGVICYLKQLLDTGFFHADPHPGNMIRTPDGKLAILDFGLVTKLTDDQKYGMIEAIAHLIHRDYDAIVKDFVKLGFIPEGVNLDPILPVLAKVFDQALEGGGAKNINFQELAADLAQITFDYPFRIPPYFALIIRAIGVLEGIALVGDPEFAIVDEAYPYIAQRLLTDESPRLRSALRYTIYGKTGVFDAERFIDVMQAFENFIRAAKSGGGENLKGNMADLADLGGQPSTSLVPVFPMAIAQPEQPVKARAALAFLLSERGNFFREFILDEIVKAIDAISREQLIQIAASFGIGNTTPVFSMVPVRARALLPTITEEDRVILNNVEKVVKFLTSGTATPTVGGDVNMVSVVQELLPVLPGISSKILPDVLSRLSSRVFARLIREAFL; encoded by the exons AtggaggccgcggcggcggcgtcgcatCTCCTGCACTGCGGCGGCTTCGGCCGCGTCGCGCACCTCCCGGCGCTCCCCGGCCGCCGAGGACAGTTCCCACGCGTCCGCGCCGTCGCCACGGAGCCCAAgccgtccacctccacctcctcctcctctcgcgGCAGGACCAGGACCCGTAATGACCTCTCCGACACC AGGTTCGGAGGTGTGTCCAAGGAGATCCAGCGCGTGCGCAAGCAGATGGAGCAGGACGAGCAGCTCGCCACGCTCATGCGCGGTCTCCGCGGCCAGAACCTCCGCGACGAGCAGTTCGCCGATGACAACGTTCGCCTCCGCCTCGTCGAG GTAGAATCCGCGGACAACAATGAGGGGCTGCCTCTTGTGTATAGCCCTGAAATCATATCAGCCTACTGGGGCAAGCGTCCGAGGGCCGTCGCCACTCGAGTCGTGCAGCTGCTGTCTGTTGCCGGTGGTTTCATCTCCCATCTAATATCCGATCTTATTAACAAGAAACTCAAAGAG AATGAAGTGGCTCGCGCAATTGAACTGAGAGAAATCGTGACGTCTCTGGGTCCTGCTTACATCAAGCTTGGGCAGGCGCTAAGTATACGTCCAGATATTCTGTCCCCTGCAGCAATGATTGAGTTGCAGAAATTATGTGATAAG GTTCCTTCATTCCCAGAtgatatagcaatggcacttctGGAAGAAGAGCTTGGTCAGCCTTGGCAAGCAATCTATTCTGAGTTATCCCCCTCCCCAATCGCTGCAG CATCTCTGGGACAGGTTTATAAGGGCCGCTTGAAAGAAACAGGAGAACTAGTAGCTGTCAAAGTGCAGAGGCCATTTGTACTTGAGACTGTCACCATTGATTTATTCATCATTAGAAACTTGGGTTTGGTACTCAGGAGATTTCCACAG GTATCCGTTGATGTTGTTGGCCTGGTAGATGAGTGGGCTGCTCGATTTTTTGAAGAACTTGATTATGTAAATGAAGGGGAAAATGGCACCTACTTTGCTGAAGTGATGAAAGAAGATCTTCCACAG GTTGTTGTACCAAAGACTTACCATAAATACACATCTAGAAAAGTTCTTACCACACAATGGATAGAGGGAGAGAAGTTGTCACAGAGCACAGAGGACGATGTTGGATCATTGGTCAGTGTAGGAGTCATTTGCTATCTGAAACAG TTGCTTGATACTGGGTTCTTCCATGCCGATCCACATCCAGGCAATATGATTAGAACACCTGATGGAAAGCTGGCTATTCTTGATTTTG GGCTTGTAACAAAACTAACAGATGATCAAAAGTATGGAATGATTGAAGCAATAGCTCACCTTATTCATCGTGATTATGATGCAATTGTCAAGGACTTTGTGAAGCTTGGTTTTATCCCTGAAGGGGTTAACTTGGATCCTATCTTGCCTGTACTGGCCAAGGTTTTTGATCAGGCACTTGAAGGAGGCGGTGCCAAGAATATTAACTTTCAAGAATTGGCAGCAGATCTAGCACAAATAACTTTTGATTATCCATTCAGGATACCTCCGTATTTTGCTCTGATTATTAGAGCCATTGGAGTATTAGAAGGCATAGCTTTGGTGGGAGATCCTGAATTTGCCATTGTGGATGAAGCATACCCATATATTGCACAG AGGCTACTAACAGACGAATCACCTCGGCTAAGGAGTGCCTTGCGTTACACCATATATGGCAAAACTGGTGTTTTCGATGCAGAAAGGTTCATTGATGTTATGCAAGCTTTCGAGAATTTTATTCGTGCAGCTAAGAGCGGTGGTGGGGAGAACTTGAAGGGAAACATGGCTGATCTGGCTGATTTAGGAGGTCAACCTAGCACCAGTTTGGTTCCTGTATTTCCAATGGCCATAGCACAGCCTGAGCAGCCGGTTAAAGCCCGTGCAGCTCTTGCTTTTCTACTCTCTGAGAGGGGGAACTTCTTTCGGGAATTCATTCTTGATGAG ATTGTGAAAGCCATTGATGCAATTTCAAGGGAGCAGTTAATCCAGATTGCTGCATCTTTCGGGATAGGAAACACGACCCCAGTTTTCAGCATGGTTCCTGTTAGGGCCAGGGCATTGCTTCCAACTATCACGGAGGAAGACAGGGTCATCTTGAACAATGTCGAGAAGGTTGTGAAGTTCCTAACATCTGGGACTGCAACTCCAACAGTGGGCGGG GACGTAAACATGGTGTCTGTAGTGCAAGAGCTTCTACCTGTGTTGCCAGGCATCTCATCGAAGATCCTACCTGATGTCTTGAGCCGGTTGTCATCACGAGTATTTGCACGGCTGATCCGAGAGGCATTTTTGTAA
- the LOC136464842 gene encoding uncharacterized protein produces the protein MTCAGLLLWLGTATAAERSRSGAGCLVASSASFSPGELHGGADEGMDAQPNWRAGAAASRLSYKNATIAVCAFNLLVAALLLHNYFSSWTRIAGGDRLDSAQLRYIWESEELRRAMEPVDLIRRVKEIEQEAYGEHGMATDEDPKQTAAVDLSKRLKDLRAGNDGSSQKALEEWRKRKMERARQRAIEKNGTSSAKTK, from the exons ATGACGTGCGCTGGGCTGCTGCTTTGGTTAGGTACAGCTACAGCTGCAGAACGCAGCCGATCCGGGGCTGGTTGCCTCGTCGCCTCGTCGGCTTCCTTCTCCCCCGGCGAGCTCCACGGCGGCGCCGACGAGGGGATGGACGCGCAGCCTAACTGGAGAGCTGGGGCGGCGGCCTCGAGGCTGTCGTACAAGAATGCCACCATCGCCGTGTGCGCCTTTAACCTCCTCGTTGCGGCCCTCCTCCTCCACAACTACTTCTCGTCCTGGACGCGCATCGCCGGCGGGGACAGGCTTGATTCCG CTCAGCTTCGGTATATATGGGAATCTGAGGAGTTGCGTCGTGCTATGGAGCCTGTGGATTTGATCAGAAGA GTGAAGGAAATTGAGCAAGAAGCTTATGGTGAGCATGGCATGGCGACAGATGAAGATCCTAAGCAGACTGCTGCCGTTGATTTATCAAAACGGCTGAAGGATTTAAGGGCGGGGAATGATGGCAGTAGCCAAAAAG CTCTCGAAGAATGGCGTAAACGGAAGATGGAGCGTGCAAGGCAGCGAGCCATCGAAAAGAATGGGACTTCTAGTGCAAAAACTAAATGA
- the LOC136464841 gene encoding NADH dehydrogenase [ubiquinone] 1 alpha subcomplex subunit 9, mitochondrial-like isoform X1 — translation MRTPQGPKPTTLPFLSLSPSSSSSPPPLGPLVASSSSDHHRPPATRTATMQAAAWRRHLLDHHLSPSTSAAIAAFRSASQPGLAPQGLCGADGARYMSSARAPAVKGSGHLVRKGTGGRSSVSGIVATVFGATGFLGRYLVQQLAKMGSQVLVPFRGCEDSHRHLKIMGDLGQIVPMKYHPRDVDSIKAVMAKSNVVINLIGREYETRNFSFEEVNHHMAEQLATIAKEHGGIMRFIQVSCLGASPSSESRMLRTKAAGEQSILKEFPEATIMRPATMIGTEDRILNRWAQFAKNWGFLPLVGGGCTKIQPVYVIDVAAAIVNSLKDDGTSMGKIYELGGPEIYTVHELAELMYETIREWPRYVNVPLPVARAIASPREMLLNKVPFPLLTPSIFNLDQINAFAVDNLVSEDALTFEDLGIMPQKLKGYPVEYLVSYRKGGPAFGSTVSEKMRSSEM, via the exons ATGCGGACGCCCCAAGGCCCCAAGCCCACAACCCTACCATTCCTTTCTCTctcaccgtcgtcgtcgtcatcgccaCCCCCACTTGGCCCCCtcgtcgcctcctcctcctccgaccaCCACCGTCCACCGGCGACAAGGACAGCAACGATGCAGGCGGCGGCGTGGAGGCGTCACCTCCTCGATCACCATCTCTCCccttccacctcggccgccattgCCGCCTTCAGATCCGCCTCGCAGCCGGGGCTCGCTCCCCAAG GGTTGTGCGGAGCGGATGGCGCGAGGTACATGTCGTCCGCGAGGGCGCCGGCGGTCAAGGGGTCCGGGCATCTCGTCCGCAAGGGCACCGGAGGGAGGTCTTCTGTGAG TGGAATTGTAGCCACGGTGTTTGGAGCTACTGGGTTTCTTGGGCGTTATCTTGTGCAACAACTTG CCAAGATGGGATCTCAAGTGCTTGTCCCATTCAGAGGTTGCGAGGATTCTCATCGCCACCTGAAGATTATGGGTGACTTGGGTCAG ATTGTGCCGATGAAATACCATCCAAGAGATGTTGATTCAATTAAGGCTGTTATGGCCAAGTCAAATGTGGTTATTAACCTCATAG GACGAGAGTATGAAACAAGGAACTTCAGCTTTGAAGAAGTAAACCACCATATGGCTGAACAACTTGCGACG ATTGCTAAGGAGCATGGTGGTATCATGAGATTTATCCAGGTTTCTTGCCTAGGGGCATCACCGTCTTCTGAATCTAGAATGTTGAGGACAAAAGCCGCAGGAGAGCAATCAATCTTGAAAGAATTCCCTGAG GCTACAATCATGAGGCCTGCTACCATGATTGGCACAGAAGATCGAATTTTGAACAGATGGGCACAATTTGCAAAGAATTGGGGTTTTCTCCCGCTTGTTGGTGGTGGATGCACAAA GATTCAGCCTGTTTATGTAATCGATGTTGCTGCTGCTATTGTCAACTCCCTCAAGGATGACGGTACTAGCATGGGAAAGATATATGAACTTGGGGGCCCTGAGATTTACACTGTCCATGAGCTG GCTGAGCTGATGTATGAAACAATCCGTGAATGGCCGCGATATGTCAATGTTCCTCTTCCTGTTGCAAGG GCTATTGCTTCCCCAAGGGAAATGTTGCTCAACAAAGTGCCGTTCCCCCTGCTAACCCCTTCCATTTTCAACCTAGATCAGATCAATGCATTCGCTGTAGACAACCTCGTGTCTGAAGATG CTCTCACCTTCGAAGACCTCGGCATCATGCCTCAGAAGCTGAAGGGGTACCCGGTGGAATACCTCGTGTCGTACAGGAAGGGTGGGCCAGCATTCGGCTCGACGGTTAGCGAGAAGATGAGGAGCTCCGAGATGTAG
- the LOC136464841 gene encoding NADH dehydrogenase [ubiquinone] 1 alpha subcomplex subunit 9, mitochondrial-like isoform X2 gives MSSARAPAVKGSGHLVRKGTGGRSSVSGIVATVFGATGFLGRYLVQQLAKMGSQVLVPFRGCEDSHRHLKIMGDLGQIVPMKYHPRDVDSIKAVMAKSNVVINLIGREYETRNFSFEEVNHHMAEQLATIAKEHGGIMRFIQVSCLGASPSSESRMLRTKAAGEQSILKEFPEATIMRPATMIGTEDRILNRWAQFAKNWGFLPLVGGGCTKIQPVYVIDVAAAIVNSLKDDGTSMGKIYELGGPEIYTVHELAELMYETIREWPRYVNVPLPVARAIASPREMLLNKVPFPLLTPSIFNLDQINAFAVDNLVSEDALTFEDLGIMPQKLKGYPVEYLVSYRKGGPAFGSTVSEKMRSSEM, from the exons ATGTCGTCCGCGAGGGCGCCGGCGGTCAAGGGGTCCGGGCATCTCGTCCGCAAGGGCACCGGAGGGAGGTCTTCTGTGAG TGGAATTGTAGCCACGGTGTTTGGAGCTACTGGGTTTCTTGGGCGTTATCTTGTGCAACAACTTG CCAAGATGGGATCTCAAGTGCTTGTCCCATTCAGAGGTTGCGAGGATTCTCATCGCCACCTGAAGATTATGGGTGACTTGGGTCAG ATTGTGCCGATGAAATACCATCCAAGAGATGTTGATTCAATTAAGGCTGTTATGGCCAAGTCAAATGTGGTTATTAACCTCATAG GACGAGAGTATGAAACAAGGAACTTCAGCTTTGAAGAAGTAAACCACCATATGGCTGAACAACTTGCGACG ATTGCTAAGGAGCATGGTGGTATCATGAGATTTATCCAGGTTTCTTGCCTAGGGGCATCACCGTCTTCTGAATCTAGAATGTTGAGGACAAAAGCCGCAGGAGAGCAATCAATCTTGAAAGAATTCCCTGAG GCTACAATCATGAGGCCTGCTACCATGATTGGCACAGAAGATCGAATTTTGAACAGATGGGCACAATTTGCAAAGAATTGGGGTTTTCTCCCGCTTGTTGGTGGTGGATGCACAAA GATTCAGCCTGTTTATGTAATCGATGTTGCTGCTGCTATTGTCAACTCCCTCAAGGATGACGGTACTAGCATGGGAAAGATATATGAACTTGGGGGCCCTGAGATTTACACTGTCCATGAGCTG GCTGAGCTGATGTATGAAACAATCCGTGAATGGCCGCGATATGTCAATGTTCCTCTTCCTGTTGCAAGG GCTATTGCTTCCCCAAGGGAAATGTTGCTCAACAAAGTGCCGTTCCCCCTGCTAACCCCTTCCATTTTCAACCTAGATCAGATCAATGCATTCGCTGTAGACAACCTCGTGTCTGAAGATG CTCTCACCTTCGAAGACCTCGGCATCATGCCTCAGAAGCTGAAGGGGTACCCGGTGGAATACCTCGTGTCGTACAGGAAGGGTGGGCCAGCATTCGGCTCGACGGTTAGCGAGAAGATGAGGAGCTCCGAGATGTAG